In Plasmodium reichenowi strain SY57 chromosome 5, whole genome shotgun sequence, the following proteins share a genomic window:
- a CDS encoding sugar transporter, putative (part of same gene as PRSY57_0528300A~gap found within coding sequence): LFTWYISVVGSMSCSLLNGLLGSFSEGYTYKEKKKYMFIITFIYSILYLCGIFITVLVLINKDYKTEEDFVQMSYTNNYKMIKNMFNNRPFILLVISYSFTLLCGAVCCMLLPYFCRYIIESNFLINWSPLFFTTSMIIGIPFWIYINKILSINEKKYKYILSSGLLCISLTTCSLVVHKNDDVLFLFFCIIGGLTTGTFFSISESMKGDVIDYNEFLYGIRNYTTCAGIFMCISNIIAGIGLKLSLYYINIFNDINSRNGYDKKQFVRAIRSSLCTFICLTFFVILITMFFYPIDRFNHKKILHGIRMRKTGQCVEDPLNPGKILLPFCKLNNSTFI, encoded by the exons TTGTTCACTTGGTATATTTCTGTAGTAGGGTCCATGTCGTGCAGCTTATTGAACGGATTGTTAGGCTCCTTTTCAGAAggatatacatataaagagaaaaaaaaatatatgttcataataacatttatatatagcatattatatttatgtggAATATTCATAACAGTGTTAgtattaattaataaagaTTATAAAACAGAGGAAGATTTTGTACAAATGTcttatacaaataattataaaatgattaagaatatgtttaataatagaccattcatattattagtAATTTCTTATTcatttacattattatgTGGTGCTGTGTGTTGTATGTTATTACCATATTTCTGTAGATACATAATAGAATCCAATTTTTTGATAAATTGGAGTCCCTTATTTTTTACCACATCGATGATTATTGGTATACCTTtttggatatatataaataaaatattgtcaattaatgaaaagaaatataaatatattttatcatcaggtttattatgtatatcaTTAACTACTTGTTCTTTGGTAgttcataaaaatgatgatgtgttgtttctttttttttgtataattgGAGGGCTAACAACAGGAACCTTTTTTTCCATATCCGAATCTATGAAAGGAGATGTTATAGATTATaatgaatttttatatgGGATAAGAAATTATACTACATGTGCAGGAAtttttatgtgtatatCAAATATAATTGCCGGTATAGGattaaaattatcattatattatataaatatatttaatgatataaaCTCAAGAAATGGATATGATAAGAAACAATTTGTAAGGGCCATACGATCATCCTTATGTACATTTATATGTCTCACcttttttgtaatattgATAACCATGTTTTTTTACCCTATTGACAGATTCAACCATAAg AAAATATTGCATGGAATTAGAATGAGAAAAACAGGACAATGTGTTGAAGATCCATTAAACCCgggaaaaatattattaccattttgtaaattaaataatagcacttttatttga
- a CDS encoding hypothetical protein (conserved Plasmodium protein, unknown function~transcript variant 1; alternatively spliced) — protein sequence MNNYNGRKIFSNLEKKGDMNDILKIKKTRADKIFAFDTSGENNNIITNDKYMNNGNRNVDVGNEKMFNYNMKDINKKHLLKNDTYNNNDFNKKIYYDKHNNNEKNYMKVINTNINDNKNIYVDKNYFDENNLIKDRSKFRRLETFNESDQINNACAYNEINDNINNNTNNNTNNNTNNNTNNNTNNNTNNNTNSNTSNNTNNNTNNNTNNNMEVYPNNIKLNYEYSKKNNEKYDSYDEYEKYKNFNQRNVAFTKNNEPNMNFKYSRINRMGGNYIPPTDSRGIMISKKMSSTFHMRDKINAPIVYQSNENDDNMNNINNMNTLNNHNNNNNNNSNSNNSGVIKDDTTKSSNNNITNMDLLKNDSITKDSLNNDEFVQNNLEKHDIPLNTNNEFARNKSMNKKNMMMNQNNLYLQHDKQMGNIIKKYVVEDNNSNMEEEQVNASHMMKYHNYVNHNKERGHVSNNNINNNINNNINNNNNVGDNEANRKKEYHNFSLSTIDSTYSNQNNLEKKFGSKFIDVHHHNVRKENVIIDTPPQNNIDYVDEKKKLVHMEKIENKYNMMVNDTKNSDIKNNDTKKKNNNNMNNMNNVNNMNNMNNVNNMNNMNNVNNMNHMNNVNNMNNVNNMNNMNNMNNSSIPCGVMAIDNNNCNVVPMEYAHLSEYEYENVIKKNYKPCFKKDHMIHMDKNRFMDKGDVGVVMSKNYEFNKKEGTKKIIPQEYVNDINDNMHMTNNMPYGIRKELIINDNNNYNNNNNKLHQDKIMINNMMRENKGNMKKNIPHFGSSPKYDESQLRRQAIKNVDKMEINYKNKNTMNYDNNDMMLIKYDNTNEEIHGMFQSDEEYDNNNLYDNIKGDINMEKPYIMRNEKNVYNKKVNFKFMNDRNMKRTGHENVINPLKEGYKNNEYSTYAYKNYPSEHYPNMDNTPDSHDAYDGYRGDLYLNPQYSDMEKHEDVRSYQNSYPYETQNEKGALTIIRLPAENKKQVKKKKKKSVEHSRKSLVDMYSSAIPISDNVDPNVLKALSKDENLDEKLYALIPKSVVEINEFDDITHVTLKSPSPLFVNQNMNVKQHIVTTNYYKHEDIPNIASCVVPLSDESLKESLEKSKESLSGGENDKNLKSIIRGNSLRNKSGSSLSVKFRLSKNDEKNVLTEKNDSVEKMKELNKKIEEHILSDELKNLKIDRNVTERKRASIFDDSKAKPRNEKKNETSNKIVLDSNKVKKATEIKLKKIQHVTGLLEKYDIPNPFEKYYKDSIDYSQLMGQNNNAKLFNLALTVSNNYYKFIVKSMERAEIKEVFNDKRKKMLLKLIVLLGNQINSEIKKKFVEANAFEPSKEQELKKEYDVKSKMSDKEKEIKIEEHNLICKYWEKQSECMSMLIDEWNKISDILESINIDPNNIMSSLLSLYGEKTVNDFHLSLEEIKKANIELNVNTDDISIPEINEEDINKFDPSNMTILNLIEDIKWDMDLEYSINQIREEWKNENKQNKKIIQKKIIEGIKHRVGLLDYLNKVEINLNAFAKIIEGRMISNDDVKSQLLSIQDMSEEGLLSKLLENLKCNKMDINAESFKTPTSFFVSHHLPMTVCSYSDHSNIDELKDMNETNSNADIKDDEKKMTDENDAIDTQNKNEHND from the exons atgaataattataatggtagaaaaatattttctaatttagaaaagaaaggagatatgaatgatatacttaaaataaagaaaacGAGAGCAGACAAGATATTTGCGTTTGACACATCAGGtgagaataataatattataacaaaCGATAAGTATATGAATAATGGAAATAGGAATGTAGATGTAGGAAATGAAAAGATGTTcaattataatatgaaggatataaataaaaagcATTTGTTAAAGAatgatacatataataataatgattttaataaaaagatatattatgacaaacataataataatgaaaaaaattatatgaaagtaataaatacaaatataaatgataataaaaatatttatgtagataaaaattacttcgatgaaaataatttaataaaagataGATCTAAATTTAGAAGATTAGAGACATTCAACGAGAGTGACCAGATTAATAATGCATGTGcatataatgaaataaatgataatataaataataatacaaataataatacaaataataatacaaataataatacaaataataatacaaataataatacaaataataatacaaatagTAACACAAgtaataatacaaataataatacaaataataatacaaataataatatggagGTTTAtccaaataatataaaattaaattatgagtatagtaaaaaaaacaatGAAAAGTATGATTCATATGatgaatatgaaaaatataaaaattttaatcAAAGGAATGTAGCATtcacaaaaaataatgaaccaaatatgaattttaaatattcaaGAATTAATAGAATGGGGGGTAATTATATTCCTCCGACAGATTCAAGAGGTATAATGATATCTAAAAAAATGTCTTCGACATTTCATATGAGGGATAAAATAAATGCTCCTATAGTTTATCAGTCAAATGAgaatgatgataatatgaataatattaataacatGAACACActaaataatcataataataataataataataatagtaatagtaaCAATAGTGGTGTTATTAAAGATGATACTACTAAATctagtaataataatataacaaatatggatttattaaaaaatgatagCATTACTAAAGATAGTTTAAATAACGATGAGTTTgtacaaaataatttgGAGAAACATGATATACCActtaatacaaataatgaatttgcaagaaataaaagtatgaataaaaagaatatgatgatgaatcaaaataatttatatctaCAACATGATAAACAAATGggaaatattataaaaaaatatgttgTAGAGGATAACAATAGTAATATGGAAGAAGAACAAGTTAATGCTAGCCATATGATGaaatatcataattatgTTAATCATAATAAAGAAAGAGGACATgtatcaaataataatataaataataatataaataataatataaataataataacaatgtAGGAGATAATGAAGCCAATaggaaaaaagaatatcataatttttctttgaGTACAATTGATTCTACATATTCTAATCAGAACAATTTAGAGAAAAAATTCGGATCCAAATTTATAGATGTTCATCATCACAATGTTAGAAAGgaaaatgtaataatagATACGCCTCctcaaaataatatagattatgtcgatgaaaaaaaaaaattagttcatatggaaaaaatagaaaataaatataacatgATGGTTAATGATACTAAAAATAgtgatataaaaaataatgatacgaaaaagaaaaataataataatatgaataatatgaataatgtgaataatatgaataatatgaataatgtgaataatatgaataatatgaataatgtgaataatatgaatcatatgaataatgtgaataatatgaataatgtgaataatatgaataatatgaataatatgaataatagTAGTATACCTTGTGGTGTTATGGCCATTGATAATAACAACTGCAATGTTGTACCTATGGAATATGCACACTTATCAGAATATGAATATgaaaatgtaataaaaaagaattataaaccttgttttaaaaaagatcATATGATTCATATGGATAAGAATCGATTTATGGATAAGGGTGATGTAGGTGTTGTTATGTctaaaaattatgaatttaataaaaaggaagGTACCAAAAAAATCATTCCACAAGAATATGTTAATgatattaatgataatatgcATATGACAAATAATATGCCCTATGGTATTAGAAAAGAACTTATAATcaatgataataataattataataataataataataaattacaTCAAGATAAgattatgataaataatatgatgaGAGAAAACAAAGgtaatatgaaaaaaaatatacctCATTTTGGTAGCTCACCAAAATATGATGAAAGTCAATTAAGAAGACAAgctataaaaaatgtagataaaatggaaataaattataaaaataaaaatactatgaattatgataataatgatatgatgttaataaaatatgataatacaaatgaaGAAATACATGGAATGTTTCAGTCAGATGAGGAGTatgacaataataatttatatgataatattaaaggtgatataaatatggaaaaaccatatattatgagaaatgagaaaaatgtatataataaaaaagttaattttaaatttatgaATGATAGGAATATGAAAAGAACAGGTCATgaaaatgtaataaatcCTTTAAAAGAAggttataaaaataatgaatattcAACTTATGCTTATAAAAATTACCCATCAGAACATTATCCTAATATGGATAATACCCCTGATAGTCATGATGCTTATGATGGTTACCGAGGGGACCTTTATTTAAATCCTCAGTATTCAg ATATGGAAAAACATGAAGATGTGAGGAGCTATCAAAATAGTTACCCTTATGAAACTCAAAATG AGAAAGGAGCCCTGACCATTATACGCCTTCCTGCAGAGAATAAGAAAcaagtaaaaaaaaaaaaaaaaaaaagtgtaGAACATAGTCGAAAGTCACTAGTAGATATGTATAGTTCAGCTATACCAATTAGTGATAATGTAGATCCTAATGTATTAAAAGCGTTATCAAAAGATGAAAATTTAGATGAAAAGTTGTATGCATTAATACCTAAATCAGTAGTAGAAATTAATGAATTTGATGACATTACACATGTAACTTTAAAATCACCATCTCCACTTTTTGTTAATCAGAATATGAATGTAAAGCAACATATAGTTACAACGAATTATTATAAGCATGAGGACATACCAAACATAGCTTCTTGCGTAGTACCATTATCGGACGAATCATTAAAAG AATCTTTAGAAAAGTCGAAAGAATCCTTGAGTGGCGGAGAAAACGacaaaaat cTGAAATCGATTATCAGAGGAAACTCTCTAAGAAATAAAAGTGGCTCGTCATTGAGTGTCAAATTTAGGCTATCAAAGAATGATGAGAAAAATGTTTTaacagaaaaaaatgattcTGTCGAAAAGATgaaagaattaaataaaaaaatagagGAGCATATATTATCTGATGAATTGAAGAATTTAAAGATAGATAGAAATGTAACTGAAAGAAAAAGAGCATCGATATTTGATGATTCGAAAGCAAAACCaagaaatgaaaagaaaaatgaaacGAGCAACAAGATCGTCTTAGATTCAAATAAAGTAAAGAAAGCAACagaaattaaattaaaaaaaattcaacATGTTACAGGAttattagaaaaatatgatatacCTAATCCTTTTgagaaatattataaggATTCTATAGATTATTCTCAGCTAATGGgtcaaaataataatgcaAAGCTTTTTAATTTAGCATTAACg gTGTCGAATAATTACTACAAGTTCATTGTGAAAAGTATGGAGAGAGCTGAAATTAAAGAAGTCTTTAATGATAAGAGAAAGAAAATGTTGTTAAAGTTAATAGTTTTATTAGGAAATCAAATAAATAGTGagataaaaaagaaatttgTGGAGGCAAATGCATTTGAACCATCCAAAGAACAGGAGTTG aaaaaagaatatgaTGTAAAATCCAAAATGAGCGACaaggaaaaagaaataaaaattgaaGAACATAATTTAATATGCAAGTATTGGGAAAAACAAAGTGAATGTATGAGTATGCTAATAGATGAGTGGAATAAAATTTCAGATATACTTGAATCTATTAATATTGATCcgaataatattatgagttctttattatcattatatgGAGAAAAAACAGTTAACGATTTTCATTTATCTCttgaagaaataaaaaaagcTAATATAGAATTAAACGTAAATACTGATGATATAAGTATCCCAGAAATTAATGaagaagatataaataagttTGATCCTTCGAATATGACTATACTAAATTTAATAGag GATATAAAATGGGATATGGATTTGGAATATTCAATTAACCAAATTAGAGAAGAATGgaaaaatgaaaacaaacaaaataaaaaaattatacaaaaaaag ATTATTGAGGGTATTAAACACCGCGTTGGGTTATTAGATTATCTGAACAAAGTAGAAATAAACTTGAACGCCTTTGCAAAAATTATTGAAGGGAGAATGATATCAAATGATGACGTAAAAAGTCAATTATTATCTATACAAGATATGAGTGAAGAAGGGTTACTTTCGAAGCTTTTAGAAAATTTgaaatgtaataaaatgGATATAAATGCTGAATCTTTTAAAACACCAacttctttttttgtttctCATCACTTACCTATGACAGTATGTTCATATAGTGATCATTCAAATATTGATGAATTAAAGGATATGAATGAAACTAATAGTAATGCTGATATTAAAGAcgatgaaaaaaaaatgactGATG
- a CDS encoding sugar transporter, putative (part of same gene as PRSY57_0528300B~gap found within coding sequence), whose protein sequence is MIEDQNSFNKLIINRSINNEENDDYSKKPLLNNQAGNYSTYMDIQNVKDEKKRKLKLCTILSFSCPMIGLGGMNLISTIYTSYFYINIVGLRNIHLTLMFLYAFIEIFFSYISRKFKTMCFKTYGKRTSFLLLSAIIQAISFFLFLNPPLKFNSIWQLKLWSYFWSIIFGISWGCSEVAYHSLASQLTYEYDER, encoded by the exons atgataGAAGATCAAAATAGTTTTAATAAGCTTATTATAAATCGTTCTATAAAcaatgaagaaaatgatgattattcaaaaaaacCTTTACTAAATAACCAAGCAGGGAATTATTCAacat ATATGGATATACAAAATgtaaaagatgaaaaaaaaagaaagttAAAACTCTGCACAATACTTAGTTTTTCCTGCCCTATGATTGGTCTAGGGGGAATGAATTTAATATCAACTATTTATACCTCatacttttatattaatattgtGGGTTTGA gaaatattcatttaacATTAATGTTCCTTTATGCATTTATTGAGATCTTTTTTAGTTACATCAGTCGTAAATTTAAAACTATGTGTTTTAAAACATATGGAAAGAGGACgtcttttttattattatctgCTATAATTCAAGcaa tatctttctttttatttttgaatCCTCCTCTTAAGTTCAATTCCATTTGGCAGTTAAAATTATGGTCTTATTTTTGGTCCATCATATTTGGTATCTCATGGGGGTGTAGTGAGGTTGCTTACCACTCGCTAGCTTCACAATTAACATATGAATACGACGAAAGA
- a CDS encoding apicoplast TIC22 protein, putative: MCLLLFICLYFARGIYCLKTLNGLWRDINNSIYLRNNVHKKKRLVDCNLCMLKNKFRLSFWKKRYDERPIEEKLEVIPVFLITNYNSSPYIFQENEKQVCYMFLCPYDAENMLNDMIKYNGMKYNGNIKIHNITMKKAYELMKEFLQLEKMEVNKEDSKKKQNIYWKLISSKRQLQNALYYLSFTKKSELMYPVFYAENLYIQKDGSNIIPLFFDLEDLKEAIEHQKDKALSKVNYKIKVLNMVDLIFTEDHKKFGFVPSTKSVKYLDKLNIGTKKTYF; encoded by the exons atgtGCTTACTTCTATTCATTTGCCTATATTTTGCAAGAGGTATATATTGTTTGAAAACGTTGAATGGTTTATGGAGAGATATTAACaatagtatatatttaagaaaTAATGTGCATAAGAAAAAGAGACTAGTTGATTGTAATTTATGTATGTTGAAGAATAAGTTCCGTTTATCTTTTTGGAAGAAAAGATACGATGAAAGGCCTATTGAAGAAAAGCTAGAAGTGATACCAGTTTTTTTGAtaacaaattataatagttcaccatatatatttcaagAGAATGAGAAACAAGTTTGTTATATGTTTCTGTGTCCATATGATGCTGAAAATATGTTGAATgatatgataaaatataatggtatgaaatataatggtaatataaaaattcataACATAACAATGAAGAAGGCTTATGAATTAATGAAGGAATTTTTACAACTAGAAAAAATGGAAGTAAATAAAGAAGattccaaaaaaaaacaaaatatttattgGAAGCTTATATCATCAAAAAGACAACTACAAAATgctttatattatttatcttttaCAAAGAAAAGTGAATTAATGTATCCTGTTTTTTATGCagaaaatttatatattcaaaagGATGGATCAAATATAAttcctttattttttgacCTTGAAGATTTAAAAGAAGCCATTGAGCACCAAAAGGATAAAGCCTTATCTAAAGTGAACTACAAAATTAAGGTGCTCAATATGGTGGATTTAATATTTACG gaggatcataaaaaatttgGATTTGTACCCAGTACAAAAAGTGTGAAGTACCTAGATAAATTGAATATTGgaacaaaaaaaacatacttttaa
- a CDS encoding hypothetical protein (conserved Plasmodium protein, unknown function) encodes MYNFLSCKKKSIILQVLLIICTYNILLTFVNIYVNNNEKNHKNKYENRIKSFYVEAYNWNFLEKWKSINTNEKLEYKINYNIGLNIDAEIGDFGDYNSDVKTDLILFKYDKDKLLSTIFIYVFSVKENKFIYHTEVSFEGKIMNVTAIDLNFDGALDVLVLFKDNKDSSKSNKYYVAAFLQNDNDQLEEIWNSKKKEQNDESITDNEEDNIYYTNIHPLICDINNDGLPDIIGQQSGGPDGFFRFIWINTRNGFKSFLWKNINIFKYSELDEITNPNSSAIVDINGDCKSDLVFTVYNSYEKRIGLEIWLNKIIDGKSFYVKHSQDYLLPPNSLQVLFGDFNGDGSIDLVVPTCVKSSFCNYCCVSDDKIYFIPNIQKKICDSSWKKPDETKCRPASNLCSESDFEFQQNLTDDFISVVDTSGLHLSGNADYPYYLSVGDIDDDGYLDLLITLKNDKGQKYVRIYKNELKIHYEENSLEVRGFYNFYQFVTSPEESVTDVYNAAFFDIFENGVLDILIFGKYITSNKKTKYAAVGFIRNNETDSLFLKSTALNGICVNDCYKEKDKITTKTLGGNAHGPTFKITVIDVNGVKSSRIGVQKSQSAHFPLQLPYVLFGLGRTSNYVEEFYVGMPTHEQKYYNMWVSIIPNSHIIVIPYPLNNSNKWQIQLSVNPSKKFYSILYITLICLSVIGVLIFILDRKEKVEDSKEELGFKSHFVIG; translated from the coding sequence atgtataattttttatcatgCAAAAAGAAAAGTATAATTCTACAAGTTCTGTTGATTATATGTACCTATAACATTCTTTTAActtttgtaaatatatatgtaaataataatgagaagaatcataagaataaatatgaGAATAGGATAAAATCATTTTACGTTGAAGCATATAACTGGAATTTTTTAGAAAAATGGAAATCtataaatacaaatgaaaaactagaatataaaataaattataatatagGTTTAAATATAGATGCAGAGATTGGTGATTTCGGTGATTATAACTCAGATGTAAAAACAGAtctaatattatttaaatatgataaagataaattattaagtacaatttttatatatgtatttagtgtaaaggaaaataaatttatatatcatacAGAAGTTAGTTTTGAAGGCAAAATTATGAACGTAACCGCTATTGATTTAAATTTTGATGGTGCATTAGATGTGCTAGTTTTAtttaaagataataaagatagtagtaaatcaaataaatattatgtagcagcatttttacaaaatgataatgaCCAACTAGAAGAAATATGGAattctaaaaaaaaagaacaaaatgatGAATCCATCACTGACAATGAagaagataatatatattatacaaacATACATCCACTTATATgtgatattaataatgatggATTACCAGATATTATTGGACAACAATCTGGAGGACCTGATGGATTTTTTAGATTCATATGGATTAATACAAGAAATGGATTTAAAAGTTTTTTATGGAAAaatatcaatatttttaaatattcagAATTAGATGAAATTACGAATCCGAATTCTAGTGCAATTGTTGATATTAATGGTGATTGTAAATCTGATTTAGTTTTTACTGTTTATAATTCttatgaaaaaagaattgGTCTAGAAATATggttaaataaaattattgaTGGCAAAAGTTTCTATGTTAAACATTCACAAGATTATTTATTACCTCCTAATTCTTTACAAGTTTTATTTGGTGATTTTAACGGTGATGGTTCCATCGATTTAGTTGTGCCGACATGTGTTAAAAGTTCTTTTTGTAATTATTGTTGTGTTAgtgatgataaaatatattttattccaaatatacaaaaaaaaatttgtgATAGTTCTTGGAAAAAACCAGATGAAACCAAATGTAGACCAGCATCAAATCTGTGTTCTGAAAGCGATTTTGAATTTCAACAAAATTTAACTGATGATTTTATTTCCGTTGTAGATACTTCAGGTTTACATTTATCCGGTAATGCTGattatccatattatttaagTGTCGGTGATATAGATGATGATGGTTATTTAGATTTATTAATaactttaaaaaatgataaaggacaaaaatatgtacgtatatataaaaatgaattaaaaattcATTATGAAGAAAACTCTTTAGAAGTAAGAGGTttctataatttttatcaatTTGTAACATCACCAGAAGAATCCGTTACAGATGTATATAATGCAGCATTCTTTGATATATTCGAAAATGGTGTATTggatatattaatatttggtaaatatattacaagtaataaaaaaactAAATATGCAGCTGTTGGttttataagaaataatgAAACGGATTCTTTATTCTTAAAATCCACAGCTCTTAACGGTATATGTGTTAACGATTgttataaagaaaaagataaaattaCAACAAAAACTTTGGGGGGTAATGCTCATGGACCTACATTTAAAATTACTGTTATTGATGTTAATGGTGTTAAATCTAGTAGAATAGGAGTACAAAAAAGCCAGTCAGCACATTTCCCATTACAATTACCATATGTACTCTTTGGTTTAGGAAGAACAAGTAATTATGTTGAAGAATTTTATGTTGGTATGCCAACACatgaacaaaaatattataatatgtgGGTCTCTATTATACCAAATTCCcatattattgttatacCTTACCcattaaataattcaaataaatGGCAAATACAACTCTCAGTTAATCCATCCAAAAAATTCTATTCCATActttatataacattaatATGTTTAAGTGTTATTGGAGtacttatatttatattagatagaaaagaaaaagttGAAGACTCAAAAGAAGAACTTGGTTTTAAGAGTCACTTTGTTATAGgttaa